In Salarias fasciatus chromosome 20, fSalaFa1.1, whole genome shotgun sequence, a single window of DNA contains:
- the sst6.1 gene encoding cortistatin gives MQLLVVLAALMGVLFSVRAAAVLPVEDRSPIHVNRELSKERKELILKLVSGLLDGALDTNMLPGEAAPVDLEEPLESRLEERAVYNRLSLPQRDRKAPCKNFFWKTFTSC, from the exons ATGCAGCTCCTGGTGGTGTTAGCAGCTCTCATGGGGGTCCTGTTCAGCGTTAGAGCAGCTGCCGTGCTTcctgtggaggacaggagccCCATCCATGTGAACAGG GAGTTGAGTAAAGAGCGTAAGGAGCTGATCCTGAAGCTGGTGTCTGGCTTGCTGGACGGAGCCCTGGACACCAACATGCTGCCGGGGGAAGCGGCGCCCGTGGACCTGGAGGAGCCGCTGGAGTCCCGTCTGGAGGAGAGAGCCGTGTACAACCGGCTATCGCTGCCTCAGCGTGACCGCAAAGCCCCCTGTAAAAACTTCTTCTGGAAAACTTTCACCTCCTGCTAA
- the srm gene encoding spermidine synthase, whose protein sequence is MDQIKDGWFTESCTLWPGQAMSLQVEEVLYHKKSKFQDVMVFKSKTYGNVLVLDGVIQCTERDEFAYQEMIAYLPLCSHPCPKKVLIIGGGDGGVLREVVKNPLVESVVLCEIDEDVINVSKKYLPGMAKGFFSPKLTLHVGDGFEFMKKNQDAFDIIITDSSDPVGPAESLFKESYYQLMKAALRSGGILCSQGECQWLHLELIKEMQTFCKTLFPVVDYAYSTIPTYPSGQIGFMLCSKNPETNFKEPEKALTQEEMENMNLKYYNPEIHKASFVLPEFARKVLNEA, encoded by the exons ATGGACCAGATCAAGGATGGGTGGTTCACCGAGTCCTGCACCCTGTGGCCGGGCCAGGCGATGAGCCTCCAGGTGGAAGAGGTCCTCTACCACAAGAAGTCCAAATTCCAGGATGTTATGGTTTTCAAGAG TAAAACCTACGGGAATGTGTTGGTGCTGGATGGAGTGATCCAGTGCACAGAGAGAGATGAGTTCGCCTATCAGGAAATGATTGCCTACCTTCCTCTGTGCAGCCACCCATGCCCCAAGAAG GTGTTAATTattggtggaggtgatggaggcgTGCTGAGGGAAGTGGTGAAGAACCCACTGGTGGAGTCGGTGGTCCTCTGTGAGATAGATGAG GACGTCATTAACGTATCAAAGAAGTACCTCCCAGGGATGGCCAAAGGATTCTTCAGCCCCAAGCTCACCCTCCATGTTGGAGATGGCTTTGAATTCATGAAAAAGAACCAGGATGCCTTTGACATCATTATAACCGATTCCTCAGACCCAGTTG GACCTGCTGAGAGTTTGTTTAAGGAGTCTTACTATCAACTGATGAAGGCAGCATTGAGAAGTGGAGGGATTCTTTGTTCTCAAG GGGAGTGTCAGTGGCTCCATTTGGAGCTGATAAAGGAGATGCAGACTTTCTGCAAGACCCTATTCCCTGTGGTTGACTATGCCTACAGCACCATCCCCACGTACCCCAGTGGCCAAATTGGCTTCATGCTCTGCAGCAAAAATCCT GAAACAAATTTCAAGGAACCCGAAAAGGCACTGACACaagaagaaatggaaaataTGAATCTTAAATATTACAATCCTGAAATTCACAAAGCGTCGTTCGTCCTCCCAGAGTTTGCAAGAAAG GTCCTCAATGAAGCATGA
- the exosc10 gene encoding exosome complex component 10 — protein sequence MKSANKSDIKDSNTDTNDDEKEELCPGFKDVDAFVKYGLGAVLSATKASAVLPQAGDEYDFYRSFPGFQEFCESQGDKLLHSMSQIMHHHGCRSHMRDRNKLTGLEERFDLVVDSNDVILERAGILLDEADGLNRSQQPVMPVGFQPPKIVVSSWNRKGSSSGSRSETFRLLHAKNVARPQLKFKEKIDNSNTPFVPKIFIKPNALKPLPAYFTNKQMRKERPEDLDVPAALADFIHQQRTQEHVDDMFAHPYQYELDHFSVPEKLLLKPEPQMYKPLAETKLSYIDTLEDLVALNEKLCKLSEFAVDLEHHSYRSFLGLTCLMQISTRDEDFIIDTLELRSELYILNEAFTDPSIVKVFHGADSDVEWLQRDLGLYVVNLFDTHQASRALNLARHSLDHLLKHFCNVDADKRYQLADWRIRPLPDEMVQYARSDTHYLLYIYDCVRVQLLDFNHGQPGLLQSVWNKSKDVSLKKYVKPIFTEESYLELQRKQKKSLNTQQLTAFRLLFAWRDKLARQEDESTGYVLPTHMMSKISEELPKEPQGIIACCNPVPPLVRQQVNELHLLVQQAREMPLLKAEIVAQKMKGLTPIKKPEVTLFGPHDTSKVSEIDLTPFSSDEAQVKQGQLFSEDEHRMDVDSEKTCGLVAAAKITLFQEPEIKDDQDSASVAQTKARRIVESFENPFRMYLPSTGVHINKNAKFDPSSKIFEISNRWKLQTIEQQQMELDAKKKAKQDMKEKAKKESEERNKAKQSYQDSLQNISTVRQQAAEAAKGQKRERVAGEPGESTPKPSKKLMKSAETPQRTEETPDSFKPFDYSQSDLKVFADTKSKDSTQFDPNRQAHDSKKKKTPKGPKNTGAGNRSMSYLAGKSDRGFRHSWPKR from the exons ATGAAGTCTGCTAATAAAAGCGACATTAAAGACAGCAACACAGACACCAACGACGACGAAAAGGAGGAGCTGTGTCCCGGCTTCAAAGATGTGGACGCCTTCGTTAAG TACGGATTGGGTGCAGTATTATCTGCCACCAAAGCTTCTGCAGTCCTGCCTCAAGCTGGAGATGAATATGATTTCTACCGGAGCTTCCCAGGATTCCAGGAATTCTGTGAAAGTCAAGGAGATAAACTCCTCCACAG CATGAGTCAGATAATGCACCACCATGGCTGCCGGTCTCACATGAGAGACCGAAACAAGCTGACGGGACTCGAGGAGAGGTTCGACTTGGTTGTGGATTCGAACGACGTCATCCTGGAACGAGCG GGTATTCTTCTGGATGAAGCTGACGGGTTGAACAGGAGCCAGCAGCCTGTGATGCCTGTGGGCTTTCAGCCTCCCAAAATTGTCGTTTCCAGCTGGAACCGCAAG GGTTCCAGCTCTGGAAGCCGCTCAGAGACGTTTCGGTTGCTCCACGCCAAGAATGTTGCCAGACCTCAGCTGAAATTCAAGGAAAAAATCGACAACAGCAACACACCTTTTGTTCCCAAGATCTTCATCAAGCCCAACGCTTTAAAGCCACTTCCTGCTT ATTTCACCAACAAGCAAATGCGTAAAGAAAGGCCGGAAGACCTTGACGTTCCCGCTGCCCTGGCTGACTTTATTCACCAGCAAAGAACTCAGGAACATGTTGACGACAT GTTTGCACATCCGTACCAGTATGAACTCGACCACTTTTCAGTGCCAGAGAAGCTTCTGTTGAAGCCAGAGCCGCAG ATGTACAAACCATTAGCTGAGACCAAACTGTCTTACATCGATACCCTGGAAGATCTGGTGGCGCTGAATGAGAAGCTCTGTAAATTGTCAGAATTTGCTGTGGACCTTGAG CATCATTCCTACCGCAGCTTCCTCGGCCTCACCTGCCTCATGCAGATCTCCACCAGAGACGAAGACTTCATCATTGACACTTTGGAGCTCCGCAGCGAGTTGTACATACTGAACGAGGCGTTCACTGACCCGTCTATTGTCAAG gtaTTCCACGGCGCCGACTCGGACGTCGAGTGGCTCCAGAGGGACCTGGGGCTCTACGTCGTCAACCTTTTCGACACACACCAGGCGAGCCGGGCCCTCAACCTGGCCAGGCATTCCCTCGACCACCTGCTCAAACACTTCTGCAACGTGGACGCGGACAAACGCTACCAGCTGGCCGACTGGAGGATCCG GCCCCTGCCTGATGAAATGGTTCAGTACGCGCGGAGCGACACCCATTACCTGCTCTACATCTACGACTGCGTGAGGGTGCAGCTGCTGGACTTCAACCACGGCCAGCCCGGCCTGCTGCAGTCTGTCTGGAACAAAAGCAAAGACGTCTCCCTGAAG AAATATGTGAAGCCCATATTCACCGAGGAGTCGTActtggagctgcagaggaagcagaaaaagTCTTTAAACACCCAGCAGCTCACTGCCTTCAGACTGCTGTTCGCCTGGAGGGACAAGCTGGCCAGGCAGGAAGATGAAAGCACAGG ATACGTCCTGCCCACCCACATGATGAGTAAAATATCCGAGGAGCTGCCCAA AGAGCCTCAGGGCATCATCGCCTGCTGTAACCCCGTGCCCCCTCTGGTGAGGCAGCAGGTCAACGAGCTTCATCTGCTGGTGCAGCAGGCCAGGGAGATGCCCCTCCTGaag GCCGAGATCGTGGCTCAGAAGATGAAAGGCCTCACCCCCATTAAGAAG CCAGAGGTCACGTTATTTGGTCCGCACGATACATCGAAAGTCTCTGAGATCGACCTGACTCCGTTTTCCTCTGACG AAGCGCAAGTCAAACAAGGACAGCTTTTCTCGGAGGACGAGCACAGAATGGACGTCGACTCAGAGAAAACATGTGGCCTTGTTGCAGCAGCCAAAATCACGCTGTTCCAG GAACCAGAAATAAAAGATGACCAAGATTCTGCCTCCGTAGCTCAAACGAAGGCCCGGCGCATCGTGGAGTCCTTTGAGAATCCTTTCAGGATG TATTTACCCTCCACCGGTGTGCACATCAACAAGAACGCCAAGTTCGACCCGTCTTCTAAAATCTTCGAG ATCAGTAACAGGTGGAAGCTGCAGACGATTGAACAGCAACAGATGGAGCTGGATGCTAAGAAGAAAGCCAAGCAGGACATGAAGGAAAAGGCGAAGAAGGAGTCGG aggagaggaacaaGGCCAAGCAGAGCTATCAGGACTCCCTCCAGAACATCTCCACGGTTCGCCAGCAAGCGGCG GAAGCGGCGAAAGGACAGAAACGAGAGCGTGTTGCCGGTGAACCTGGAGAGTCGACTCCCAAACCGAGCAAGAAGCTGATGAAATCTGCAGAGACGccccagaggacagaggagactcCAGACAGCTTCAAACCCTTCGACTACAGTCAGTCAGACCTCAAAGTCTTCGCCG ATACCAAATCAAAAGACAGCACTCAGTTTGATCCAAACCGGCAGGCCCATGACTCCAAGAAAAAG AAAACACCGAAGGGACCGAAAAACACGGGAGCTGGAAACCGGAGCATGTCGTACCTGGCTGGGAAATCAGACAG AGGATTTCGACACAGCTGGCCTAAACGGTAG